CTCCGATCGACGAAAAGATTCTTTCCGAACTTTTTAAGAATTCTTTGCGTGCTCCGAGTTGGAAGAACAGTCAGCCTTGGAAGGTTCACGTTGTGAGCGGCGCGAGAAGGGATAAGATGGCCGATCTTCTTGTTCAAAGAGCGAAACAAGGAGAACCGGTTCCCGATACGATTTGGCCTACCGGTTTTCCATCCGACGCAAAAAGAAGAATGTTCGATCTCGGGATGAAGATCTACGGAGTCGCGGGAATTGAAAGAAAGGACAAGGACGCAAGAGACGGATTCATGTTGAGAAACTTCGAATTTTTCGGAGCGCCCACCGCCGTTTTCATTACGACCGAGTTCGAATTGAATTTTTACATCGCTCTGGATATCGGATGTTATCTGAACACGTTGATGCTTCTCGCGAGAGGTTACGGTTTGGGTTCGGTTCCGCAAGCCGCGTTATCCGCGTTTCCCGAAGTTGTTCGAACCGAGTTGAATTTGGCGCCGACGGAGAAGGTAGTTTGCGGTTTGAGTTTGGGTTATCCGAAAACGAATTCAAACTTGAATACGTTTCATACTCCGAGAGAATCGATTTCGGATATCGTGAAGTTTTACTAAGGAATCACA
The Leptospira barantonii genome window above contains:
- a CDS encoding nitroreductase, yielding MESTETEFVNITGVAKTVEEAVNTRHSIRDFESTPIDEKILSELFKNSLRAPSWKNSQPWKVHVVSGARRDKMADLLVQRAKQGEPVPDTIWPTGFPSDAKRRMFDLGMKIYGVAGIERKDKDARDGFMLRNFEFFGAPTAVFITTEFELNFYIALDIGCYLNTLMLLARGYGLGSVPQAALSAFPEVVRTELNLAPTEKVVCGLSLGYPKTNSNLNTFHTPRESISDIVKFY